One Aerococcus urinaeequi DNA segment encodes these proteins:
- a CDS encoding PadR family transcriptional regulator, which translates to MAPSNRSSQMLKGILSGCILVLLSKETLYGYTLGVKLEEIGFSEIPKGTIYPLLLNLEKKGFIEGHQVPSPDGPKRKYYQLTEKGEEEKASFILEWLQLQKNIDKLLN; encoded by the coding sequence ATGGCACCAAGTAATCGATCATCCCAAATGCTCAAAGGGATTTTATCCGGATGTATCTTAGTTTTATTGAGTAAGGAAACGTTATATGGTTATACGTTGGGTGTGAAGCTTGAAGAAATAGGTTTTAGTGAAATTCCAAAAGGAACCATTTATCCTTTATTACTAAACTTAGAGAAAAAAGGATTTATTGAAGGACACCAGGTTCCTTCACCAGATGGACCAAAAAGAAAGTACTATCAATTAACTGAAAAAGGCGAAGAAGAAAAAGCTTCATTTATTTTAGAATGGCTTCAATTACAGAAAAACATCGATAAATTGTTGAATTAG
- a CDS encoding MerR family transcriptional regulator: MYTIGELADLAGVTRKTLRHYDKIGLLEPQTLSEAGYRLYGEREVDLLQQILFFREMDLPLAEIREIVQAPTYVVTESLSDHLAYLSQERRRIDRLIETVRTTIKAQRGEIEMVDEEKFEAFKQQLIDENEAKFGGEVRAKYGDDQMDEATKRLMGIDHETWGSIEMLTVALHEHLAEATAIGDTTSPLAKEVFELHQEWLQFYVPENNYSLEMHRNLGEMYVADERFTAHYDAVAPGAAVFLRDVINHFAK, encoded by the coding sequence ATGTATACAATAGGAGAATTGGCCGATTTGGCTGGTGTGACAAGGAAAACTTTACGCCACTATGACAAGATAGGTTTATTAGAACCACAAACTTTATCTGAGGCGGGTTACCGATTGTACGGAGAAAGAGAAGTCGACTTATTGCAGCAAATTCTTTTTTTCCGGGAGATGGACCTGCCACTTGCTGAAATTCGAGAAATTGTGCAGGCACCAACCTACGTGGTGACAGAGTCCTTGAGTGATCACTTGGCTTACCTTTCACAGGAACGCCGTCGGATTGACCGGTTAATTGAGACGGTGCGGACAACGATCAAAGCGCAAAGGGGCGAAATTGAAATGGTAGACGAAGAAAAATTTGAAGCATTTAAACAACAATTGATCGATGAAAATGAAGCCAAATTTGGCGGGGAAGTGCGGGCCAAATACGGTGATGATCAAATGGATGAGGCGACCAAACGGTTAATGGGGATAGACCATGAAACCTGGGGATCAATTGAAATGTTGACGGTAGCCTTACATGAACATTTAGCAGAGGCAACAGCTATTGGGGATACTACATCGCCACTAGCCAAGGAAGTATTTGAATTACATCAAGAATGGTTACAATTCTATGTGCCAGAAAATAATTATTCACTCGAAATGCACCGTAATTTAGGTGAAATGTATGTAGCGGATGAACGGTTTACAGCCCACTATGATGCAGTTGCACCAGGAGCAGCAGTATTCTTGCGAGATGTTATCAACCACTTCGCGAAATAG
- the yidD gene encoding membrane protein insertion efficiency factor YidD, translated as MADKPLVKMVRGYQKYISPMFPPTCRYYPSCSTYMIQAVNKHGTLKGAAMGTARIIRCNPMVPGGLDPVPDHFTLRRNREEMSDEDRAYLIAQMEKHDHHHEVE; from the coding sequence ATGGCTGACAAGCCTCTGGTAAAAATGGTGCGGGGTTACCAAAAGTATATTTCCCCAATGTTTCCACCAACTTGCCGCTACTATCCATCGTGCTCAACTTATATGATTCAAGCAGTCAATAAACATGGCACACTTAAGGGTGCGGCTATGGGGACGGCACGGATTATCCGTTGTAACCCAATGGTGCCAGGGGGGCTAGATCCAGTACCAGACCATTTCACTTTACGTCGCAACCGTGAGGAAATGTCTGACGAAGACCGGGCATATTTGATTGCACAAATGGAGAAACATGACCACCATCATGAAGTAGAATAG